In one Silene latifolia isolate original U9 population chromosome 10, ASM4854445v1, whole genome shotgun sequence genomic region, the following are encoded:
- the LOC141609086 gene encoding auxin-binding protein ABP19b-like, whose protein sequence is MELQKVAFLFSFLILITVSSATSVVDFCVADFDYPVGPAGYPCKNPANLTVDDFVFSGLGVPGNTSNIFKLAATFAVDTTFPALNGLGLSMLRLDIGVGGVVPIHSHRVSELILVIDGPIIAGFISGDNIAYYKKLNKGDIMIFPQNLLHFQVNVGDKPALAFVSLNSASPGFQTTSPSLFGNDLPTNVIEKITLLDAVQVKKLKELFGGTN, encoded by the coding sequence ATGGAATTGCAAAAAGTTGCCTTTTTATTCTCATTTCTAATCCTTATAACCGTATCATCAGCTACAAGTGTTGTAGATTTCTGCGTAGCAGACTTCGATTATCCAGTAGGGCCAGCCGGATATCCATGCAAGAATCCAGCAAATTTAACTGTCGATGATTTCGTATTCTCTGGCTTAGGTGTCCCAGGGAACACGTCTAACATCTTCAAACTCGCTGCAACATTCGCAGTTGACACAACATTTCCTGCTTTAAACGGATTGGGCCTATCAATGCTCCGACTAGACATCGGTGTGGGTGGAGTTGTCCCGATCCACTCACATCGAGTTTCAGAGCTGATTTTGGTAATTGATGGTCCAATTATCGCCGGGTTTATTTCCGGAGATAATATTGCATATTATAAAAAGTTAAACAAGGGTGACATAATGATATTCCCACAAAATTTGTTGCATTTTCAAGTAAATGTGGGTGACAAACCTGCCCTTGCGTTTGTTAGTTTAAATAGTGCAAGCCCTGGTTTCCAAACTACAAGCCCATCTTTGTTTGGAAACGATTTGCCAACAAATGTAATTGAGAAGATCACTTTATTGGATGCTGTCCAAGTCAAGAAGTTGAAGGAACTCTTTGGTGGAACTAACTGA